The Oryzias melastigma strain HK-1 linkage group LG13, ASM292280v2, whole genome shotgun sequence genome window below encodes:
- the fosb gene encoding protein fosB isoform X1, which produces MQLLWKETRTISNGNNKNIYKGDFAHSLVTAGVSFSFGPCGEMYQGFPGDPDSGSRGSSSPSIESQYLSSVDSFGSPPTTSAPQECVSAGTGLSIVGSGPGTSAGGEMPGSFVPTVTAITTSQDLQWLVQPTLISSQASGQSSSTGTTTMTQPGSLVDPYDMPGPSYSSGSGFTPPSSEASGPAPGPMRQSRTRSRRAREESVSEDGDICVLLTPEEEEKRRVRRERNKLAAAKCRNRRRELTDRLQSETDILEEEKAELEAEISELQKEKERLEFVLVAHQPNCKIPYQEQPQQSSVQLPPVQPQLPAPTLQPPVSIVGLTVKEDSFYMPPAYATHPASTQPQPPGQQQQVQQPGLMQEVEFSSSFYGSSESAPGGPCLMASDSGGGVNHDDVAIGSYNASYTSSFVFTYPEGACGVSANQRNSSSEQSSDSLNSPSLLAL; this is translated from the exons ATGCAACTTCTTTGGAAAGAAACCAGGACGATCTCAAACGggaataacaaaaacatttacaaag GTGATTTCGCGCACTCTCTGGTAACTGCAGGTGTCTCGTTCTCTTTCGGTCCCTGCGGGGAGATGTACCAAGGGTTCCCCGGTGACCCCGACAGTGGATCCCGTGGAAGCTCGTCTCCATCCATAGAGTCTCAGTATCTGTCCTCAGTGGACTCCTTCGGGAGCCCGCCCACCACTAGTGCTCCACAG GAGTGTGTGTCAGCTGGCACTGGCTTGAGCATTGTGGGTAGCGGGCCAGGAACAAGCGCTGGAGGTGAGATGCCCGGTTCATTCGTGCCCACTGTCACCGCCATCACCACCAGCCAGGACCTGCAGTGGTTGGTGCAACCAACCCTCATCTCCTCCCAGGCCTCTGGACAAAGTAGTTCCACTGGCACCACAACCATGACCCAGCCAGGATCACTGGTGGACCCCTATGATATGCCCGGTCCCAGTTATTCCTCTGGGTCTGGTTTCActcctccatcttcagaagCTTCAGGGCCGGCTCCCGGCCCAATGCGCCAATCCCGAACCCGCAGCCGCCGCGCAAGAGAAGAGTCTGTGAGTGAAGATGGAGATATTTGTGTGTTA TTGAcacctgaagaagaagaaaagagacgTGTTCGTCGAGAGAGAAACAAGCTGGCTGCTGCTAAATGCAGAAACCGCAGACGGGAGCTTACAGACAGACTGCAGTCG GAGACCGACATCCTGGAGGAAGAGAAAGCAGAGCTGGAAGCGGAGATCTCAGAGCTGCAGAAGGAGAAAGAGCGTCTGGAGTTTGTCCTCGTGGCCCACCAGCCCAACTGCAAGATTCCATACCAGGAGCAGCCTCAGCAGAGTTCAGTGCAGCTCCCGCCGGTGCAGCCCCAGCTCCCTGCCCCGACCTTACAGCCACCTGTTTCCATTGTGGGCTTGACTGTGAAGGAAGACTCTTTCTATATGCCACCTGCCTACGCAACCCACCCGGCCTCCACACAGCCCCAGCCTCCGGGACAGCAGCAGCAAGTCCAGCAGCCAGGATTAATGCAGGAGGTAGAGTTTTCTAGTTCTTTCTATGGCTCAAGTGAGTCGGCACCTGGTGGGCCATGCCTCATGGCCAGTGACAGTGGTGGTGGTGTTAACCATGACGATGTGGCCATTGGCAGCTACAACGCCTCATACACATCTTCATTTGTGTTCACCTACCCAGAGGGAGCCTGCGGGGTCAGTGCCAACCAGCGGAACAGCAGTAGCGAGCAGTCATCTGATTCCTTGAACTCGCCTTCTCTGCTGGCGCTCTGA
- the fosb gene encoding protein fosB isoform X2, whose amino-acid sequence MQLLWKETRTISNGNNKNIYKGDFAHSLVTAGVSFSFGPCGEMYQGFPGDPDSGSRGSSSPSIESQYLSSVDSFGSPPTTSAPQECVSAGTGLSIVGSGPGTSAGGEMPGSFVPTVTAITTSQDLQWLVQPTLISSQASGQSSSTGTTTMTQPGSLVDPYDMPGPSYSSGSGFTPPSSEASGPAPGPMRQSRTRSRRAREESLTPEEEEKRRVRRERNKLAAAKCRNRRRELTDRLQSETDILEEEKAELEAEISELQKEKERLEFVLVAHQPNCKIPYQEQPQQSSVQLPPVQPQLPAPTLQPPVSIVGLTVKEDSFYMPPAYATHPASTQPQPPGQQQQVQQPGLMQEVEFSSSFYGSSESAPGGPCLMASDSGGGVNHDDVAIGSYNASYTSSFVFTYPEGACGVSANQRNSSSEQSSDSLNSPSLLAL is encoded by the exons ATGCAACTTCTTTGGAAAGAAACCAGGACGATCTCAAACGggaataacaaaaacatttacaaag GTGATTTCGCGCACTCTCTGGTAACTGCAGGTGTCTCGTTCTCTTTCGGTCCCTGCGGGGAGATGTACCAAGGGTTCCCCGGTGACCCCGACAGTGGATCCCGTGGAAGCTCGTCTCCATCCATAGAGTCTCAGTATCTGTCCTCAGTGGACTCCTTCGGGAGCCCGCCCACCACTAGTGCTCCACAG GAGTGTGTGTCAGCTGGCACTGGCTTGAGCATTGTGGGTAGCGGGCCAGGAACAAGCGCTGGAGGTGAGATGCCCGGTTCATTCGTGCCCACTGTCACCGCCATCACCACCAGCCAGGACCTGCAGTGGTTGGTGCAACCAACCCTCATCTCCTCCCAGGCCTCTGGACAAAGTAGTTCCACTGGCACCACAACCATGACCCAGCCAGGATCACTGGTGGACCCCTATGATATGCCCGGTCCCAGTTATTCCTCTGGGTCTGGTTTCActcctccatcttcagaagCTTCAGGGCCGGCTCCCGGCCCAATGCGCCAATCCCGAACCCGCAGCCGCCGCGCAAGAGAAGAGTCT TTGAcacctgaagaagaagaaaagagacgTGTTCGTCGAGAGAGAAACAAGCTGGCTGCTGCTAAATGCAGAAACCGCAGACGGGAGCTTACAGACAGACTGCAGTCG GAGACCGACATCCTGGAGGAAGAGAAAGCAGAGCTGGAAGCGGAGATCTCAGAGCTGCAGAAGGAGAAAGAGCGTCTGGAGTTTGTCCTCGTGGCCCACCAGCCCAACTGCAAGATTCCATACCAGGAGCAGCCTCAGCAGAGTTCAGTGCAGCTCCCGCCGGTGCAGCCCCAGCTCCCTGCCCCGACCTTACAGCCACCTGTTTCCATTGTGGGCTTGACTGTGAAGGAAGACTCTTTCTATATGCCACCTGCCTACGCAACCCACCCGGCCTCCACACAGCCCCAGCCTCCGGGACAGCAGCAGCAAGTCCAGCAGCCAGGATTAATGCAGGAGGTAGAGTTTTCTAGTTCTTTCTATGGCTCAAGTGAGTCGGCACCTGGTGGGCCATGCCTCATGGCCAGTGACAGTGGTGGTGGTGTTAACCATGACGATGTGGCCATTGGCAGCTACAACGCCTCATACACATCTTCATTTGTGTTCACCTACCCAGAGGGAGCCTGCGGGGTCAGTGCCAACCAGCGGAACAGCAGTAGCGAGCAGTCATCTGATTCCTTGAACTCGCCTTCTCTGCTGGCGCTCTGA
- the fosb gene encoding protein fosB isoform X3 translates to MQLLWKETRTISNGNNKNIYKGDFAHSLVTAGVSFSFGPCGEMYQGFPGDPDSGSRGSSSPSIESQYLSSVDSFGSPPTTSAPQECVSAGTGLSIVGSGPGTSAGGEMPGSFVPTVTAITTSQDLQWLVQPTLISSQASGQSSSTGTTTMTQPGSLVDPYDMPGPSYSSGSGFTPPSSEASGPAPGPMRQSRTRSRRAREESVSEDGDICVLLTPEEEEKRRVRRERNKLAAAKCRNRRRELTDRLQSETDILEEEKAELEAEISELQKEKERLEFVLVAHQPNCKIPYQEQPQQSSVQLPPVQPQLPAPTLQPPVSIVGLTVKEDSFYMPPAYATHPASTQPQPPGQQQQVQQPGLMQEREPAGSVPTSGTAVASSHLIP, encoded by the exons ATGCAACTTCTTTGGAAAGAAACCAGGACGATCTCAAACGggaataacaaaaacatttacaaag GTGATTTCGCGCACTCTCTGGTAACTGCAGGTGTCTCGTTCTCTTTCGGTCCCTGCGGGGAGATGTACCAAGGGTTCCCCGGTGACCCCGACAGTGGATCCCGTGGAAGCTCGTCTCCATCCATAGAGTCTCAGTATCTGTCCTCAGTGGACTCCTTCGGGAGCCCGCCCACCACTAGTGCTCCACAG GAGTGTGTGTCAGCTGGCACTGGCTTGAGCATTGTGGGTAGCGGGCCAGGAACAAGCGCTGGAGGTGAGATGCCCGGTTCATTCGTGCCCACTGTCACCGCCATCACCACCAGCCAGGACCTGCAGTGGTTGGTGCAACCAACCCTCATCTCCTCCCAGGCCTCTGGACAAAGTAGTTCCACTGGCACCACAACCATGACCCAGCCAGGATCACTGGTGGACCCCTATGATATGCCCGGTCCCAGTTATTCCTCTGGGTCTGGTTTCActcctccatcttcagaagCTTCAGGGCCGGCTCCCGGCCCAATGCGCCAATCCCGAACCCGCAGCCGCCGCGCAAGAGAAGAGTCTGTGAGTGAAGATGGAGATATTTGTGTGTTA TTGAcacctgaagaagaagaaaagagacgTGTTCGTCGAGAGAGAAACAAGCTGGCTGCTGCTAAATGCAGAAACCGCAGACGGGAGCTTACAGACAGACTGCAGTCG GAGACCGACATCCTGGAGGAAGAGAAAGCAGAGCTGGAAGCGGAGATCTCAGAGCTGCAGAAGGAGAAAGAGCGTCTGGAGTTTGTCCTCGTGGCCCACCAGCCCAACTGCAAGATTCCATACCAGGAGCAGCCTCAGCAGAGTTCAGTGCAGCTCCCGCCGGTGCAGCCCCAGCTCCCTGCCCCGACCTTACAGCCACCTGTTTCCATTGTGGGCTTGACTGTGAAGGAAGACTCTTTCTATATGCCACCTGCCTACGCAACCCACCCGGCCTCCACACAGCCCCAGCCTCCGGGACAGCAGCAGCAAGTCCAGCAGCCAGGATTAATGCAGGAG AGGGAGCCTGCGGGGTCAGTGCCAACCAGCGGAACAGCAGTAGCGAGCAGTCATCTGATTCCTTGA
- the lg13h19orf47 gene encoding uncharacterized protein C19orf47 homolog isoform X2, producing the protein MASVTTATSEWIQFFKDAGIPASLAVTYAVSFVDHRIQKNMLMDLSKDIMMDLGITVIGDIIAILKHAKQVYRQDMCKMATEAISSGQTSVQAELRKTANTPATRMIANALSHESPPATPARRPDNRLCVTVSNTQANKNNKAVVSQPADEGNGLPAVKRRRVTAEMEGKYIINMPQGTTPRTRRILAQQAKKGLKRTSVFERLGAESKADTTSSNNKPTGVFSRLDGGESEAALNPGAVAENIGDEDDSDGEGSVLQYAGVLKKLPPSQKKKTFKKAAPTTLRRLGAKFKLPSSDAPTSSSSTLNGLPPAKISVLQRLGKVPATSAVAAPAPADTQDNRVTSTKPKVQDRMVKANSKVSSSTGAGAAGGDAGGAQMDVKAVSVFKRLGSKRT; encoded by the exons ATGGCGTCCGTGACAACAG CCACATCAGAGTggattcagttttttaaggatgCAGGCATCCCTGCTAGTCTGGCTGTCACATACGCGGTTTCCTTTGTGGATCACCG AATTCAAAAGAACATGCTAATGGACCTGAGTAAAGACATCATGATGGACCTCGGCATTACTGTCATTGGTGACATCATTGCCATCCTGAAACACGCCAAGCAGGTCTACAGGCAG GATATGTGCAAAATGGCAACTGAGGCCATCTCCTCAGGACAGACGAGTGTTCAAGCTGAGCTCAGAAAAACAGCTAATACTC CTGCTACTCGCATGATCGCCAACGCTCTGAGCCACGAATCCCCACCAGCCACCCCCGCCCGCAGACCCGACAACCGCCTCTGTGTCACCGTTTCCAACACACAAGCAAATAAGAACAACAAAGCAG TTGTAAGTCAGCCTGCTGACGAGGGGAACGGCCTGCCAGCAGTGAAGCGTCGGCGGGTGACAGCTGAAATGGAAGGCAAGTACATCATCAACATGCCCCAGGGGACCACTCCCCGCACACGCCGAATCCTGGCCCAACAGGCCAAGAAAG GTCTAAAACGTACTTCTGTGTTTGAACGACTTGGAGCTGAATCAAAGGCAGACACGACCAGCAGCAACAACAAG CCCACTGGAGTCTTCAGTCGCCTCGACGGAGGGGAAAGCGAGGCCGCTCTGAACCCCGGAGCCGTGGCTGAAAACATAGGCGATGAGGATGACAGCGACGGCGAAGGCTCCGTCCTCCAGTACGCTGGTGTCCTCAAGAAACTGCCTCCGTCGCAGAAAAAGAAGACGTTCAAAAAAGCCGCCCCAACCACCCTGCGGCGCCTAGGGGCCAAATTCAAGCTTCCCTCTTCTGACGCGCCCACGTCTTCTTCTTCCACCCTTAACGGGCTGCCGCCCGCCAAGATCAGCGTCCTGCAGAGACTGGGCAAGGTCCCGGCCACAAGCGCTGTAGCGGCTCCAGCGCCTGCTGACACTCAGGACAACAGGGTGACCAGCACCAAACCCAAAGTCCAGGACAGAATGGTTAAAGCAAACTCAAAGGTCAGCAGCAGCACAGGGGCTGGGGCAGCAGGAGGAGATGCTGGAGGAGCTCAGATGGACGTCAAGGCTGTCAGTGTCTTCAAGAGACTGGGAAGCAAGAGAACCTAA
- the lg13h19orf47 gene encoding uncharacterized protein C19orf47 homolog isoform X1, protein MASVTTATSEWIQFFKDAGIPASLAVTYAVSFVDHRIQKNMLMDLSKDIMMDLGITVIGDIIAILKHAKQVYRQDMCKMATEAISSGQTSVQAELRKTANTPATRMIANALSHESPPATPARRPDNRLCVTVSNTQANKNNKAVVSQPADEGNGLPAVKRRRVTAEMEGKYIINMPQGTTPRTRRILAQQAKKGLKRTSVFERLGAESKADTTSSNNKQPTGVFSRLDGGESEAALNPGAVAENIGDEDDSDGEGSVLQYAGVLKKLPPSQKKKTFKKAAPTTLRRLGAKFKLPSSDAPTSSSSTLNGLPPAKISVLQRLGKVPATSAVAAPAPADTQDNRVTSTKPKVQDRMVKANSKVSSSTGAGAAGGDAGGAQMDVKAVSVFKRLGSKRT, encoded by the exons ATGGCGTCCGTGACAACAG CCACATCAGAGTggattcagttttttaaggatgCAGGCATCCCTGCTAGTCTGGCTGTCACATACGCGGTTTCCTTTGTGGATCACCG AATTCAAAAGAACATGCTAATGGACCTGAGTAAAGACATCATGATGGACCTCGGCATTACTGTCATTGGTGACATCATTGCCATCCTGAAACACGCCAAGCAGGTCTACAGGCAG GATATGTGCAAAATGGCAACTGAGGCCATCTCCTCAGGACAGACGAGTGTTCAAGCTGAGCTCAGAAAAACAGCTAATACTC CTGCTACTCGCATGATCGCCAACGCTCTGAGCCACGAATCCCCACCAGCCACCCCCGCCCGCAGACCCGACAACCGCCTCTGTGTCACCGTTTCCAACACACAAGCAAATAAGAACAACAAAGCAG TTGTAAGTCAGCCTGCTGACGAGGGGAACGGCCTGCCAGCAGTGAAGCGTCGGCGGGTGACAGCTGAAATGGAAGGCAAGTACATCATCAACATGCCCCAGGGGACCACTCCCCGCACACGCCGAATCCTGGCCCAACAGGCCAAGAAAG GTCTAAAACGTACTTCTGTGTTTGAACGACTTGGAGCTGAATCAAAGGCAGACACGACCAGCAGCAACAACAAG CAGCCCACTGGAGTCTTCAGTCGCCTCGACGGAGGGGAAAGCGAGGCCGCTCTGAACCCCGGAGCCGTGGCTGAAAACATAGGCGATGAGGATGACAGCGACGGCGAAGGCTCCGTCCTCCAGTACGCTGGTGTCCTCAAGAAACTGCCTCCGTCGCAGAAAAAGAAGACGTTCAAAAAAGCCGCCCCAACCACCCTGCGGCGCCTAGGGGCCAAATTCAAGCTTCCCTCTTCTGACGCGCCCACGTCTTCTTCTTCCACCCTTAACGGGCTGCCGCCCGCCAAGATCAGCGTCCTGCAGAGACTGGGCAAGGTCCCGGCCACAAGCGCTGTAGCGGCTCCAGCGCCTGCTGACACTCAGGACAACAGGGTGACCAGCACCAAACCCAAAGTCCAGGACAGAATGGTTAAAGCAAACTCAAAGGTCAGCAGCAGCACAGGGGCTGGGGCAGCAGGAGGAGATGCTGGAGGAGCTCAGATGGACGTCAAGGCTGTCAGTGTCTTCAAGAGACTGGGAAGCAAGAGAACCTAA
- the lg13h19orf47 gene encoding uncharacterized protein C19orf47 homolog isoform X4, producing MASVTTATSEWIQFFKDAGIPASLAVTYAVSFVDHRIQKNMLMDLSKDIMMDLGITVIGDIIAILKHAKQVYRQDMCKMATEAISSGQTSVQAELRKTANTPATRMIANALSHESPPATPARRPDNRLCVTVSNTQANKNNKAVVSQPADEGNGLPAVKRRRVTAEMEGLKRTSVFERLGAESKADTTSSNNKPTGVFSRLDGGESEAALNPGAVAENIGDEDDSDGEGSVLQYAGVLKKLPPSQKKKTFKKAAPTTLRRLGAKFKLPSSDAPTSSSSTLNGLPPAKISVLQRLGKVPATSAVAAPAPADTQDNRVTSTKPKVQDRMVKANSKVSSSTGAGAAGGDAGGAQMDVKAVSVFKRLGSKRT from the exons ATGGCGTCCGTGACAACAG CCACATCAGAGTggattcagttttttaaggatgCAGGCATCCCTGCTAGTCTGGCTGTCACATACGCGGTTTCCTTTGTGGATCACCG AATTCAAAAGAACATGCTAATGGACCTGAGTAAAGACATCATGATGGACCTCGGCATTACTGTCATTGGTGACATCATTGCCATCCTGAAACACGCCAAGCAGGTCTACAGGCAG GATATGTGCAAAATGGCAACTGAGGCCATCTCCTCAGGACAGACGAGTGTTCAAGCTGAGCTCAGAAAAACAGCTAATACTC CTGCTACTCGCATGATCGCCAACGCTCTGAGCCACGAATCCCCACCAGCCACCCCCGCCCGCAGACCCGACAACCGCCTCTGTGTCACCGTTTCCAACACACAAGCAAATAAGAACAACAAAGCAG TTGTAAGTCAGCCTGCTGACGAGGGGAACGGCCTGCCAGCAGTGAAGCGTCGGCGGGTGACAGCTGAAATGGAAG GTCTAAAACGTACTTCTGTGTTTGAACGACTTGGAGCTGAATCAAAGGCAGACACGACCAGCAGCAACAACAAG CCCACTGGAGTCTTCAGTCGCCTCGACGGAGGGGAAAGCGAGGCCGCTCTGAACCCCGGAGCCGTGGCTGAAAACATAGGCGATGAGGATGACAGCGACGGCGAAGGCTCCGTCCTCCAGTACGCTGGTGTCCTCAAGAAACTGCCTCCGTCGCAGAAAAAGAAGACGTTCAAAAAAGCCGCCCCAACCACCCTGCGGCGCCTAGGGGCCAAATTCAAGCTTCCCTCTTCTGACGCGCCCACGTCTTCTTCTTCCACCCTTAACGGGCTGCCGCCCGCCAAGATCAGCGTCCTGCAGAGACTGGGCAAGGTCCCGGCCACAAGCGCTGTAGCGGCTCCAGCGCCTGCTGACACTCAGGACAACAGGGTGACCAGCACCAAACCCAAAGTCCAGGACAGAATGGTTAAAGCAAACTCAAAGGTCAGCAGCAGCACAGGGGCTGGGGCAGCAGGAGGAGATGCTGGAGGAGCTCAGATGGACGTCAAGGCTGTCAGTGTCTTCAAGAGACTGGGAAGCAAGAGAACCTAA
- the lg13h19orf47 gene encoding uncharacterized protein C19orf47 homolog isoform X3: MASVTTATSEWIQFFKDAGIPASLAVTYAVSFVDHRIQKNMLMDLSKDIMMDLGITVIGDIIAILKHAKQVYRQDMCKMATEAISSGQTSVQAELRKTANTPATRMIANALSHESPPATPARRPDNRLCVTVSNTQANKNNKAVVSQPADEGNGLPAVKRRRVTAEMEGLKRTSVFERLGAESKADTTSSNNKQPTGVFSRLDGGESEAALNPGAVAENIGDEDDSDGEGSVLQYAGVLKKLPPSQKKKTFKKAAPTTLRRLGAKFKLPSSDAPTSSSSTLNGLPPAKISVLQRLGKVPATSAVAAPAPADTQDNRVTSTKPKVQDRMVKANSKVSSSTGAGAAGGDAGGAQMDVKAVSVFKRLGSKRT; encoded by the exons ATGGCGTCCGTGACAACAG CCACATCAGAGTggattcagttttttaaggatgCAGGCATCCCTGCTAGTCTGGCTGTCACATACGCGGTTTCCTTTGTGGATCACCG AATTCAAAAGAACATGCTAATGGACCTGAGTAAAGACATCATGATGGACCTCGGCATTACTGTCATTGGTGACATCATTGCCATCCTGAAACACGCCAAGCAGGTCTACAGGCAG GATATGTGCAAAATGGCAACTGAGGCCATCTCCTCAGGACAGACGAGTGTTCAAGCTGAGCTCAGAAAAACAGCTAATACTC CTGCTACTCGCATGATCGCCAACGCTCTGAGCCACGAATCCCCACCAGCCACCCCCGCCCGCAGACCCGACAACCGCCTCTGTGTCACCGTTTCCAACACACAAGCAAATAAGAACAACAAAGCAG TTGTAAGTCAGCCTGCTGACGAGGGGAACGGCCTGCCAGCAGTGAAGCGTCGGCGGGTGACAGCTGAAATGGAAG GTCTAAAACGTACTTCTGTGTTTGAACGACTTGGAGCTGAATCAAAGGCAGACACGACCAGCAGCAACAACAAG CAGCCCACTGGAGTCTTCAGTCGCCTCGACGGAGGGGAAAGCGAGGCCGCTCTGAACCCCGGAGCCGTGGCTGAAAACATAGGCGATGAGGATGACAGCGACGGCGAAGGCTCCGTCCTCCAGTACGCTGGTGTCCTCAAGAAACTGCCTCCGTCGCAGAAAAAGAAGACGTTCAAAAAAGCCGCCCCAACCACCCTGCGGCGCCTAGGGGCCAAATTCAAGCTTCCCTCTTCTGACGCGCCCACGTCTTCTTCTTCCACCCTTAACGGGCTGCCGCCCGCCAAGATCAGCGTCCTGCAGAGACTGGGCAAGGTCCCGGCCACAAGCGCTGTAGCGGCTCCAGCGCCTGCTGACACTCAGGACAACAGGGTGACCAGCACCAAACCCAAAGTCCAGGACAGAATGGTTAAAGCAAACTCAAAGGTCAGCAGCAGCACAGGGGCTGGGGCAGCAGGAGGAGATGCTGGAGGAGCTCAGATGGACGTCAAGGCTGTCAGTGTCTTCAAGAGACTGGGAAGCAAGAGAACCTAA